A region from the Geobacillus vulcani PSS1 genome encodes:
- a CDS encoding GNAT family N-acetyltransferase, with protein sequence MPQFVWLETEEEVRSAFPVMRELRTHLDEETYVALVREAQEKEGYKLAALYEGDKMVAAVGFMPMITLYNGRFIWVCDLVTTSTERSKGYGKVLLSHVHEWAREHGYGIVSLSSGLQRIDAHRFYEEKMEYQKVSYVFLKRLSI encoded by the coding sequence ATGCCGCAATTCGTTTGGCTCGAAACGGAGGAGGAAGTAAGAAGCGCTTTTCCGGTCATGCGCGAGCTGCGCACCCATTTGGATGAGGAAACATACGTGGCGCTTGTGCGTGAAGCGCAAGAAAAAGAAGGGTATAAGCTCGCGGCGCTTTACGAAGGGGACAAAATGGTTGCTGCTGTCGGATTCATGCCGATGATCACGCTCTATAACGGCCGTTTTATTTGGGTTTGCGATTTAGTCACGACATCAACCGAGCGTTCGAAAGGGTATGGAAAAGTGCTGCTGTCGCATGTGCACGAATGGGCGAGGGAGCATGGCTACGGGATTGTCTCGCTGTCATCCGGCCTGCAGCGGATTGACGCCCATCGCTTCTATGAGGAAAAAATGGAATATCAAAAAGTAAGTTATGTGTTTTTGAAACGCTTATCGATTTAA
- a CDS encoding 5-oxoprolinase subunit C family protein, which yields MIDVIESGFFTTVQDSGRTGYRHAGVPTSGAMDAWAYRLANALVGNSGDEAVLEVTMAGPTLRFRVEAVVAVCGGDFPCALNGQPISLWKPEIVKPGDVLEVGVCRTGFRAYIAVSGGIDVPPVMGSRSTYVPAQLGGLAGRPLRRGDVLPVGAMHPFTAVGSIRWGLSRLAASYIDGKTKTVRVIPGPEYDEFTPESRRQFFAARYEVTPQSDRTGYRLSGPALALVREREMVSEAVVFGTVQVPASGRPIVLMADSQTSGGYPRIAQVAAVDLPILAQARPGDCLQFQLITSEEATRLYKEQHHRLLRWIAAIRRQWEGER from the coding sequence ATGATTGACGTCATCGAGAGCGGATTTTTTACAACCGTCCAAGATAGCGGACGCACCGGTTACCGGCATGCCGGTGTGCCAACGAGCGGAGCCATGGATGCATGGGCATATCGTCTTGCCAATGCGCTTGTCGGCAACAGCGGTGATGAAGCAGTGCTGGAAGTGACGATGGCCGGACCGACGCTTCGGTTTCGCGTTGAGGCCGTCGTTGCGGTGTGCGGGGGCGATTTCCCGTGCGCGCTCAATGGGCAGCCGATTTCCCTTTGGAAACCGGAGATCGTCAAACCGGGGGATGTGCTTGAAGTGGGAGTGTGTCGGACGGGGTTTCGGGCGTATATCGCGGTATCAGGCGGCATCGATGTGCCGCCCGTGATGGGCAGCCGCTCCACGTATGTTCCAGCGCAGCTTGGTGGTTTGGCGGGGCGGCCGTTGCGCCGTGGAGATGTGCTTCCGGTCGGCGCTATGCACCCGTTCACTGCGGTTGGCTCGATCCGCTGGGGGCTTTCGCGTCTAGCCGCTTCCTATATTGACGGGAAAACAAAAACGGTGCGCGTGATTCCCGGTCCGGAGTATGATGAATTTACGCCGGAGAGTCGCCGCCAGTTTTTCGCCGCCCGTTATGAAGTGACGCCGCAGTCCGACCGAACCGGCTATCGGCTTTCTGGACCAGCGTTGGCGCTTGTACGCGAGCGGGAGATGGTCTCGGAAGCAGTCGTTTTCGGTACGGTGCAGGTCCCGGCATCCGGCCGACCGATTGTATTGATGGCCGACAGCCAAACATCGGGCGGCTATCCGCGCATCGCCCAAGTCGCGGCGGTCGATTTGCCGATTTTGGCGCAGGCTCGCCCGGGCGATTGTCTGCAATTTCAGTTGATTACTTCGGAGGAAGCAACGCGTCTTTATAAGGAACAACATCATCGATTGCTTCGTTGGATTGCCGCCATTCGCCGTCAATGGGAGGGAGAACGGTGA
- a CDS encoding IclR family transcriptional regulator has translation MNKTVLKTKELLDLFLDCERLTLPEMVERLGMPKTSVYRMAQSLVVLGFLQKRGDHYELGLAFLTFGALVAERLDIRRAALPVMKRLKEETNEAVNLVIRDGDEALYIEKVETSEPVRVYTKVGRRAPLYAGACPRVLLAFMDKEDRERYLEHVELVKIAKHTVTDKEALRRLLEMDRERGYTVSYSELENYSAAVAVPIFNHEGAAVAGLSVAGPEQRFSSDDVVRIVPLLKKAAMDISRELGFRGKG, from the coding sequence ATGAACAAAACGGTGTTAAAAACAAAAGAACTGCTTGATTTGTTTCTCGATTGTGAACGATTGACCTTGCCGGAGATGGTCGAGCGGCTGGGGATGCCCAAAACGTCGGTGTACCGAATGGCGCAGTCGCTTGTTGTCCTCGGTTTTTTGCAAAAGCGAGGCGATCACTATGAGTTGGGGCTAGCCTTCTTGACGTTTGGCGCGCTCGTCGCCGAGCGGCTCGATATTCGCCGAGCGGCGCTGCCGGTGATGAAGCGGCTGAAAGAGGAGACGAACGAAGCAGTCAATTTAGTCATCCGCGACGGCGATGAGGCGCTGTATATTGAAAAAGTCGAGACATCCGAGCCGGTGCGCGTTTATACGAAAGTTGGGCGGCGCGCTCCGCTGTACGCCGGTGCGTGTCCGCGCGTGTTGCTCGCGTTTATGGACAAGGAGGATCGGGAACGTTATTTAGAACACGTCGAGCTTGTAAAAATCGCCAAACATACGGTGACCGACAAAGAAGCGCTGCGCCGGTTGCTGGAGATGGATCGGGAGCGCGGCTACACAGTCAGCTATTCCGAGCTGGAAAATTATTCTGCCGCCGTTGCTGTGCCGATTTTCAACCATGAAGGTGCGGCGGTCGCCGGGCTGAGCGTTGCCGGACCGGAACAACGCTTTTCGTCGGATGATGTGGTGCGCATCGTTCCGCTTCTGAAGAAGGCGGCGATGGACATTTCGCGCGAACTCGGCTTTCGAGGGAAGGGATGA
- a CDS encoding 5-oxoprolinase subunit PxpA, with amino-acid sequence MRTIDLNCDFGESFGVYRLGQEEILSYVTSVNIACGFHAGDPLVMRRTVQLAIRHGVAIGAHPGFPDLFGFGRRAMAVSSEEVYAYVVYQIGALAAFVKAEGGVMTHVKPHGALYNMAAKDAALAEAIAKAVHDVDPMLVLYGLSGSELIRAGRAYGLRTASEVFADRTYQTDGSLTPRSDPRAIIADEDEAVKQVLMMIRDRRVRSVQGTDVAIEADTICLHGDNEQAVRFAKRLYQALQNEGIAIQAVRREER; translated from the coding sequence GTGAGGACGATTGATTTGAATTGCGATTTCGGCGAAAGCTTTGGGGTGTATAGGCTTGGACAAGAAGAAATCTTATCGTATGTGACTTCCGTCAACATCGCCTGCGGGTTTCACGCCGGCGACCCGCTCGTCATGCGGCGGACGGTGCAGCTTGCGATTCGTCATGGAGTGGCCATCGGCGCCCATCCGGGGTTTCCGGACTTGTTTGGCTTTGGACGGCGCGCCATGGCCGTTTCGTCAGAGGAAGTATACGCCTATGTCGTCTACCAAATCGGCGCGCTGGCTGCGTTTGTGAAGGCGGAAGGCGGCGTGATGACGCATGTGAAGCCGCACGGCGCTTTGTACAATATGGCGGCGAAAGACGCGGCGCTGGCCGAAGCGATCGCCAAAGCGGTGCATGATGTCGATCCGATGCTTGTCTTATACGGCTTGTCGGGAAGCGAACTCATCCGCGCCGGCCGCGCCTACGGCTTGCGGACGGCGAGCGAAGTGTTCGCCGACCGGACGTATCAGACGGATGGTTCGCTCACCCCAAGAAGCGATCCGCGCGCTATCATCGCGGATGAAGACGAAGCGGTCAAGCAAGTGCTCATGATGATCCGCGACCGGCGCGTCCGCTCGGTGCAAGGGACGGATGTGGCAATTGAAGCTGACACCATCTGTCTCCATGGCGACAATGAACAGGCGGTGCGATTTGCCAAGCGGCTCTATCAAGCCTTGCAAAACGAAGGAATCGCCATTCAGGCGGTGCGTCGGGAGGAGAGATGA
- a CDS encoding HAD family hydrolase — MHGADIKAIVFDLDGTLYEETEHFDHYAERVAKRLREADRPRFWDDYRAVLAGCHPLRIGSVYDAKEDLIVWLEEGAVREVFRWSGEPLTKREIETVYTKPVAVDLDRFFSIGDLWWVPSSIGRHYGLTSEDTYAAFLETREWMMGSEFKMNGAPGLAETLAELCEKAALVLMTNSPEPDSEAILRKLGLADVFHHKIFRAAKPIQTAAHLEAIRARFGVDYRQMLCVGDNIGNDIAPARRLGCRTMLIDPYGLAKQGDADFIVASTSACVPVLRRLL, encoded by the coding sequence ATGCACGGGGCAGACATCAAAGCGATCGTCTTTGATTTGGACGGAACATTATACGAGGAAACGGAGCATTTTGACCATTATGCCGAGCGGGTGGCGAAACGTCTTCGTGAAGCAGATCGGCCGCGGTTTTGGGACGATTACCGCGCCGTGCTCGCCGGTTGTCATCCGCTTCGCATCGGGAGCGTGTACGATGCGAAAGAAGACTTGATTGTATGGCTCGAAGAAGGCGCGGTTCGTGAGGTGTTCCGTTGGAGCGGCGAGCCGTTGACGAAGCGGGAGATTGAAACGGTTTACACGAAGCCGGTGGCGGTTGACTTGGACCGCTTTTTCAGCATCGGCGACCTTTGGTGGGTGCCAAGCTCGATCGGCCGCCATTACGGATTGACGAGCGAAGACACCTACGCAGCGTTTTTGGAGACGCGCGAATGGATGATGGGGTCGGAATTCAAAATGAACGGGGCGCCGGGGTTGGCGGAGACGCTCGCCGAATTGTGTGAAAAAGCGGCGCTTGTGTTAATGACGAACAGTCCGGAGCCGGACAGCGAAGCCATTTTGCGGAAGCTGGGGTTGGCAGATGTATTTCACCATAAAATTTTCCGAGCTGCCAAACCGATTCAAACGGCCGCCCACTTGGAAGCGATCCGGGCGCGTTTTGGCGTCGACTATCGGCAAATGCTTTGCGTCGGTGACAACATCGGCAATGACATCGCGCCGGCCCGCCGGCTCGGCTGCCGGACGATGTTGATCGACCCCTATGGCTTGGCAAAACAAGGGGATGCAGATTTCATTGTCGCTTCCACGTCGGCGTGTGTGCCGGTGCTGCGCCGCCTGTTGTAG
- the pxpB gene encoding 5-oxoprolinase subunit PxpB, giving the protein MRMEYTLFPLCEYAVTVRFADCIDEAVNEVVHGAAARLEAEKKEGIEEIVPAFSSLTIYYDPLVIDYIGVGAWIRKNIRQPEQAVRRLARTVVIPVCYGGEFGPDLSDVARFHGMTENEVVTLHSTGRYRVYMIGFSPGFAYLGGLSPRLATPRRPVPRTKVPAGSVGIAGGQTGVYPLATPGGWQLIGRTPLKLFDPCRAEPSLLAAGDIVEFQPIDAKEFARWSEEHD; this is encoded by the coding sequence ATGAGGATGGAGTATACGTTGTTTCCGCTATGCGAATATGCGGTGACGGTTCGGTTCGCCGACTGCATTGATGAGGCGGTGAACGAAGTCGTCCATGGGGCGGCAGCCCGTCTTGAGGCAGAGAAAAAAGAAGGCATCGAGGAGATCGTGCCGGCGTTTTCGTCGCTCACCATCTACTATGATCCATTGGTCATCGATTACATCGGCGTAGGCGCATGGATAAGGAAAAACATCAGGCAGCCTGAACAAGCGGTGCGGCGTTTGGCGCGTACGGTCGTCATTCCCGTCTGTTACGGCGGCGAATTCGGTCCGGATTTGTCGGATGTCGCCCGCTTTCATGGGATGACGGAAAACGAGGTGGTGACGCTTCATTCGACCGGACGCTACCGAGTTTATATGATCGGCTTTTCTCCTGGATTTGCCTATTTAGGAGGGCTGTCGCCGCGCTTGGCGACGCCAAGGAGGCCGGTGCCGCGCACAAAAGTGCCAGCCGGTTCGGTCGGCATCGCCGGTGGACAGACAGGCGTCTATCCGCTTGCCACGCCGGGCGGCTGGCAGTTGATTGGCCGGACGCCGCTGAAGCTGTTTGACCCGTGCCGGGCTGAGCCGAGTTTGCTTGCCGCTGGCGATATCGTCGAGTTTCAGCCCATTGACGCCAAGGAATTTGCACGTTGGAGCGAGGAACATGATTGA
- a CDS encoding excalibur calcium-binding domain-containing protein has translation MRFVISLVLSFALAASFFFDSFRLAEAAAKIQTYPNCAALNKDYPGGVARSASVKNKGGKTRYKPYVSKALYDANKRLDRDKDGIACER, from the coding sequence ATGAGATTCGTGATCTCGCTTGTCCTTTCCTTTGCGCTCGCAGCCAGCTTTTTCTTCGATTCGTTCCGTTTGGCCGAAGCGGCAGCCAAAATCCAAACGTATCCAAACTGCGCCGCGCTCAACAAAGATTATCCAGGGGGCGTGGCCCGCTCCGCCTCTGTCAAAAACAAAGGAGGAAAAACGAGATATAAGCCTTATGTCTCGAAAGCATTATACGATGCCAACAAACGATTGGATCGAGATAAAGATGGGATCGCCTGTGAACGTTAG